The stretch of DNA AGCGTAAATGTAGCGTCTTGAATATATTGACCTAAACTCTTGTCATTGGCTTCTTTCATAAGAGTGTTGCCGCCGTCTTTTGTACTTGCATAACATGACCACCGTGACCAAATCCCCTGATTACCTGATGCTGAACCGACATATTGCCGCCCATCAGACAAGGTGATTAAATAAACTCCCTGCATGTTGGAGAGCGCTGTTTTCCAATCTTGCCGGTCATTGGCTACAATGCTGCACAGTTCTGTCCAAGATAGGCTAACTTTGGCGTAGCCAGGGAAGGGCCGTCCAGAATATTGTTCTGGGATAATTTCTTGAATTTTCATGTCCGGGAGACGGTTCTCTAACTTGAATACGCGTCCGCGAACCCTGATTGGGGCATGAATTTTTAGTCGCCCAATATAGTCCGATCCATGATGGGTTAGCACGCTGTTATATGCGTGGCAGTGTCTGCTTTGACGGCTATGCCCGTCTTGGAAGCCCATGACCTCATAAACACCACCGAAAAGCCAGACATCACGCTGAGGGTAAAAGTCAATTAGCGCTAAAATGAATTGCCGATTAAACTCATGTTTCCCGCTTATCCAGCGGTTCCAATTGTGCCATGCCTCTTTATCACTGATAAAGACGTCCAGTGGCTGAATATGTTGATTATAACGAGCGGTATGAAGTTTATATGTCTCAGGTTTGCTAATCTCTAGCAATTTGGAAACACTCATAACATTCTCACATCTCTTGGTCAGTGCCTTGCGTTATTGAACCAACGCGCCGTTGCACCATATCATAGCGTCTTTACTTAACCGTGTTACAAGGCCGATGCCAACAGAGTTTGATAAGTATTGTGCATATTCGACTTCTTCTGATATTGTAATCTTATGCGATTGCTCAAAATCCATCTATTCATTGTCTCCGCTGCGGCTCTAACCAGTTGCTCTACTTCTCACTATCATGAGACCCATGCTTCCCTCCAAACCCTAACGCCCACCACATCAACCCTATCCGCAAACACCATTATGGCCCGCGCGCATGATGCGGCGGGCGGGGCGCAGTGGTCAGCGCCTACCTCCCTTTTCATGGACGGATACGGCGTGTTTTACCGCGGCGGCGAAGGCGGCACAAATGCGTCCACCCATGAACGGCACCGCATGTGGCGGGTTTATGCGGCGGAAAAATCCGACGCACACCGCGTTGACGGCAAAGTGCGCGTCCGCTCAGAAAAAGACGGCGTCCCCGTCATTGATGTGTCTTATGATGGCGCTACAACCTACACCACCGCAGGGCCGCAGCCGAAATCAGAGGCGGACAAACGTTGGGCGTCCAATTTTGGCTTTGGCGTTATTCGTCACGCCTTTGATGATGGCTACACGCTCAAACGACTGCCGGATGATTTGATTGACGGGCGGGCGGCTTTTATGATTGAGGTCATCGACCCCACAGGTGGTTCGACAATATTTGGTATAGCCCAAGACAATAGCCAAATATTAAAAGTCGGCTTTGACACAGACCGTGGTTGGCATGAACGCACCTATTCTAATTTTTTCTCAAACCCTGGTGAAGCATGGGTGCAACCTGGTCGCGTGCGTCTTTATTATAACGGCGTGAAAGCCAATGAAGTTATCTGGACATCATATCGTATCAATAAAGATATTCCTGATTGCACCTTTATTATTCCAACACTGGCAGGCTGTGAATTGGATTAAAGTCAGCTTTGCCTATGCAGCCTGATTGTTTGAGGTGACCGAGCGCATGGGGGCCCATTCATCGACAGTCTGCACGGCATCCACAAGTGGTAAGACAAGGCGCATGCCAAAGACTGTGCCTTTTCCAGGCTTACTTTTGACGTGAAGTGTGCCGCCCATATATTCAATCAGGTCTTTGGTAATTGAGAGGCCAAGCCCTGTGCCTTTGACCGTGTTTTTCTGGCCTTTTTGCGTGGTCTCGCTACTTTTTATTTGTTCAAACCGTTCAAACAGTTTTGGCAATTGGGCGTCTGGTATTCCAATGCCACTATCGCGCACAAAAATCTTTAACGTATAAAGACCGTCTGTCGCTGTACCGCCCTTGATAAGGAGATCAACAGATCCTTTTTGCGTGAACTTCACCGCATTGCTCAGCAAGTTATTTAATATCTGTCTTATGCGCCCGTCATCGCCGATAAAATGATGCGGAACGTTTTGGTCATAGAATAATTGCATCGCCACGCCTTTGGCCCGCGTCTGCGTGCCGTGTAACTCCGTCAAAGATCGGCAGAGCCGATGTAAATCAAACGGCTTTTCATCAAGAGTGAATTTGCCAGCGTCCAATTTGGATAAATCTAACACATCGTTGATAATCTCGAGCAGGTTATCGCCAGACTCTTTTATAATATCGACATATTGCTTGTGCTTTGGCGACATGTCGGCATCAGCCAGATAGCTAGACAGGCCAATGATACCGTTTAGCGGCGTGCGAATTTCATGGCTCATATCGGCCAAATATTGTGACGTAATCCCTTCGGCCCTGCGGGCGGCCTCGGCATTGGCTTCTAGCTCGTCGAATACACCATACATACGGTAGCTAAAATAGGATGTAATTACGCCGCTAACGGTTAAGGCAAGGCTGGCTTGAAAGGCGCGTACATATTGCATCATCGCAATGGTTTCGGTGATAATAAAATCCGCGCGCGAGTAATTCATGGATAACGCGTAAAAGCCCCATATGACCGCTAGGGCAGGAATACAAAACAGCAGGGGTGCGCGCCAATTATACATCATCGCCCCCATAATCGTGCCGCAAATTAATATGGGTAACATCGACGTATTAATCCCGTCGGCGAGACCAAGACGACCAAAAGGTAAAGCTGAGGAGATAACGCCAAATAATAAAACCAACCCAAATCCACAGGTCAAGATTTTGAAATTCTTTGTATAGCGTAGAGCCATCCCAAACCCGAACATCGCAACACAAGCAATAATGGAAAAGATATGGGTCGCGTGAAAATAACCAAGCATGAAATAGATTGAAATTTGGTTGACCACTTGGGTCATGAACACAATCATCGCCGTGAAATAAATGGCCCGGGCCCGCATGATATTGGCGGCACTCATTGTGCTATCAATACGCAAAAATGTCTCAATACGACTTAGCATTGCATCCTTTACCATCACTGCTAGGGGGCGCGCGCATAACCCCTCTATCGCTTTTACGGACATTAGTTTACGTTTAGATTAATTCAGGCGAGATTTTCCCTTGTCTGTTACGCAAAGGAGCGCCGATCATGATAGGTTATAAACGGGCTTTATGGGTCATCTTAGCCTGCGTTTTAACGGCTTGCGCTACTGCGCCCGAATCCTTTGATAACCGTTTTGGCTCGGGTGAAATTTCTGTTTTTATTGCGGATGATTTTGGCGCTGACCGCTCTGCTGCCGCGCGCGCCCTTCGCCCTGTTTACAAGAAATACGGCGCGCCGCATGCTTATATCTCCGGGCATATGTCATCAGTGAATAATCCCATGCTCAGCCGCCTTTATGGTAGCGGCGATGTGCGGTCTAAATTACGCAGCGACAGCCATATATTTTGGCAGCTTAATGGTGATGCGTTGTCAGGTTATTTAAGCCCAATAAGAACAGCGCATTTGGTTTATGATACGGATCGTTTAGAAGACCTGACCCAAGTCCTAAGCACTGTTGGGGCTCTCTCCAAACAAGGAAAAACCTTTACACTATTTGAACGTGAACTCGACGGCCAGATTGTCGTGACCCTGCACCGCACAGATGATTTGGCGCGCGATGCGTCCTTGCAAGACTTGATGTTTTTTCAGTAGATAGGCGTGGGGCTTATCTGGCGTGCACAAAAGAACGCGCTAAGGCTGCGCGTTTTTTGTGCCCTTTTCATTGAAAAACCCGCGCATTGCGCGGGCTTGTTCAATTGGTTGCGGGGGTAGGATTTGAACCTACGACCTTCAGGTTATGAGAAGTAAATTAGATGGGGTCTAAGGCATTGATTTTAAACGTTTATTCGTGTATGTTGTTGAAAGTAAAGCAATTATTATAGATGTAAGAAGACATGCAAAGACACCCAAAGTCAGACATTACAGCGCCCAATACGGACATGAGACGGACACGGCGCAAGACAGAACGAATAACTGACAAGCTTGTCCAAGCTTTGCCTGCTCCTAGTTCAGGCAGTAAAATAACGTATGATAATCGCATCTATGGTTTCGGCGTTCGCGTTACAGCATCAGGCAAACGATCCTATATTCTAAATTATCATTTTAAAGGTCGTGAACGACGAATTACGATTGGGCCATATCCAACTTGGAAAGTAGTTGCTGCGCGGAAACAGGCACAAGAATTTAAGGTGCAAGTTTCCAACGGTCTTGATCCCCTCGAGGCCCGTCACACGGAGTATGCGTCTCCGACAGTCCTAGAGATGTGGGAACGATATGAGAGAGACTATCTTTCCAAGTTAGCGCTTCGAAGCCAAAAGGATCAGGCGTCAATGTTTCATAAGTCAGTATTGCCAAAGCTTGGCTCAAAAAAAGTAGCTGATGTAACCTTTTCAGATTGTGAGCGCCTGCATCGTCATCTGACTAAAGATCGTCCTATTCGGGCCAATCGCGTAATTGAAGTTCTTAGACGTAATTTCAATTTAGCGCTTAGGTGGGGTTGGGTCGATCGTAACCCAGCAGTTGGAATAGAGCGAAATCCAGAGACAAAACGCGAGCGCTATTTGGACACGGACGAAATTTCCCGCTTGCTTGACGCATTAGACAACCACAAACAGCGAACGTCGTGTGATGCCATAAAATTTATACTATTTACTGGGTGCAGACGCGGCGAGGCTTTGAATGCCCGTTGGGATCAGTTTGATCAAGATTTACAGATTTGGACTAAGCCCGCAGCAACAACAAAGCAGCGCCGAATTCATCGCGTTCCAGTTTCTTCGGCAGTATCAGGCATCTTAAAGGAAAGGCTTAGTTCCTCGAACTCAGATTATATATTTGAGTCTAAAAACGGAAATCCAATCACTGACGTAAAAAAAACATGGGCTTCTTTGTTGGTTACAGCCAAAATTGAGAATGCAAGGATACATGATCTTAGGCATACCTTCGCAAGCATTGCTGTTTCTCAAGGCCAATCGCTCCCAATAATAGGAGCTATGCTAGGTCATACACAAACGCAAACTACTGCACGTTACGCTCATCTATATGATGATCCACTAATCAAAGCAGCAGAAGCGGTTAGCTCAAGTATGAGATTAACCCCACCTCCTTAACTGTATTCAAATCTAATCACACGCCGAAGAAAAGCCTGTTAATAGACAATTAAGAAAATGTATGTTATTAATAAAATATGAATAATAAGACTGAGACGAGCGTTTCGCAAAAAATGCGCTTTGGTGATCGCTTCACTGGAGACGACCCCCCTCTTTTTGTTTAAATTCTGAGTACACCCGCTTCTAACCGAGCGGGTTTTTTTTTGGAAGTTTTGAGGTTAATGAAAGTGAAATTGAATAATAAAAGTGAATTCACAACTAAACTTTCGTATGCGCAGGAGGTTGCTGAACAGCTTATTGATAGTTCTTTACCAAAACCAAAAAACATTTTTGTGGCTATGCCTTTTAATCAAAGGTTCACTGATTTCTATATGCTTGGAGTGAGGCCTGTAGCAATTGAGAGTGGACTCACATGTACTAGGGCAGATGAAGATCAGTTTAATGGATCAATAAGAGAAGAAATTATAACAATGATACGAAAGGCTGATGTAGTTGTTGTCGAAGTATCTGACCCGAACCTTAATGTATATTATGAATTAGGGTGGGCACATGCACTCGAGAAGCCAACGATTTTGTGCACAACCAATATAGAGCTTAGTCCATTTGATATCAAAGGCCTAAATCATATTGTCTACACAACAGTATTCGAGTTGAAGAAAAAATTTCGAAAAAGACTGACTAATGTTTTGGGAAATTAGTACTCGAGCATTCTGTTAGAAAGTCCCCAGTTTGATGCGGGTTTCAGTTTCTAGTAAACAAAGTATCACATTATTTCTTATTTGTTTCGATAGATTATTTTTCAAAATAACCAAGCAGAAGACAATTGATGACATATGAAGACAACTCAACAAAAGCAGTTGACTTAAACGGTCATATCCACTTTGTTATATGCGGAAACTAAGCAAATATAAAACATACATAGCGGTATTGAGGCCTAACAACAAACAAGCGTGGCAAAGGCCGCTGCGCCACCGCACCACAGACAAAACCCATCATTAGTTCCCATTTCCATAAACCGCGTCCGCGCGTACCTGAAAAGGTAGCGCGGCGCCTAGTTAAGGGAGTCTGTGATGTCACAAGCCTCAGAACAATTTCTAACGTGGCACGAAGCCGCAAAATTCATTGGTGTAACAACGCGTACACTTGCTCGCTGGTATGCGGAAGGCAAAGGCCCGCCTCGTATCAAAGTGCAGCGCCAAGTCCTCTATTCAAAGCAAAGCTTGATTAATTGGCTTCGTGAACATGAGGAGACACCATGTCGGAGCTAGCAACAATGGGGGGGAAATGCTGTATCACCCCCCCCTACAAATACATTCTTACATTTCTGGTGCGTCGTGGCTCTACTGCTACATAAAGGCTTTGACGCTCTGGACGTGGCTTTTCGTGGACAAATTTCAAAGCGCTTAACAGCTTTTCTAGACAGCAAGAAAAGTGAAGCTCAAGAAACTGGCATACCCGTACTCGCTACCTACAACGGATTAAAGTTCCATGTTGCTCCTTCAGGTGGATCAG from Fretibacter rubidus encodes:
- a CDS encoding nucleoside 2-deoxyribosyltransferase; translated protein: MKLNNKSEFTTKLSYAQEVAEQLIDSSLPKPKNIFVAMPFNQRFTDFYMLGVRPVAIESGLTCTRADEDQFNGSIREEIITMIRKADVVVVEVSDPNLNVYYELGWAHALEKPTILCTTNIELSPFDIKGLNHIVYTTVFELKKKFRKRLTNVLGN
- a CDS encoding GIY-YIG nuclease family protein; the encoded protein is MSVSKLLEISKPETYKLHTARYNQHIQPLDVFISDKEAWHNWNRWISGKHEFNRQFILALIDFYPQRDVWLFGGVYEVMGFQDGHSRQSRHCHAYNSVLTHHGSDYIGRLKIHAPIRVRGRVFKLENRLPDMKIQEIIPEQYSGRPFPGYAKVSLSWTELCSIVANDRQDWKTALSNMQGVYLITLSDGRQYVGSASGNQGIWSRWSCYASTKDGGNTLMKEANDKSLGQYIQDATFTLLDTSLDLKTEEIIKDRESYWKRVLGTRAQGLNAN
- a CDS encoding helix-turn-helix transcriptional regulator, encoding MSQASEQFLTWHEAAKFIGVTTRTLARWYAEGKGPPRIKVQRQVLYSKQSLINWLREHEETPCRS
- a CDS encoding tyrosine-type recombinase/integrase, translating into MFHKSVLPKLGSKKVADVTFSDCERLHRHLTKDRPIRANRVIEVLRRNFNLALRWGWVDRNPAVGIERNPETKRERYLDTDEISRLLDALDNHKQRTSCDAIKFILFTGCRRGEALNARWDQFDQDLQIWTKPAATTKQRRIHRVPVSSAVSGILKERLSSSNSDYIFESKNGNPITDVKKTWASLLVTAKIENARIHDLRHTFASIAVSQGQSLPIIGAMLGHTQTQTTARYAHLYDDPLIKAAEAVSSSMRLTPPP
- a CDS encoding EipA family protein, with the translated sequence MIGYKRALWVILACVLTACATAPESFDNRFGSGEISVFIADDFGADRSAAARALRPVYKKYGAPHAYISGHMSSVNNPMLSRLYGSGDVRSKLRSDSHIFWQLNGDALSGYLSPIRTAHLVYDTDRLEDLTQVLSTVGALSKQGKTFTLFERELDGQIVVTLHRTDDLARDASLQDLMFFQ
- a CDS encoding sensor histidine kinase; this encodes MLSRIETFLRIDSTMSAANIMRARAIYFTAMIVFMTQVVNQISIYFMLGYFHATHIFSIIACVAMFGFGMALRYTKNFKILTCGFGLVLLFGVISSALPFGRLGLADGINTSMLPILICGTIMGAMMYNWRAPLLFCIPALAVIWGFYALSMNYSRADFIITETIAMMQYVRAFQASLALTVSGVITSYFSYRMYGVFDELEANAEAARRAEGITSQYLADMSHEIRTPLNGIIGLSSYLADADMSPKHKQYVDIIKESGDNLLEIINDVLDLSKLDAGKFTLDEKPFDLHRLCRSLTELHGTQTRAKGVAMQLFYDQNVPHHFIGDDGRIRQILNNLLSNAVKFTQKGSVDLLIKGGTATDGLYTLKIFVRDSGIGIPDAQLPKLFERFEQIKSSETTQKGQKNTVKGTGLGLSITKDLIEYMGGTLHVKSKPGKGTVFGMRLVLPLVDAVQTVDEWAPMRSVTSNNQAA